The Vigna unguiculata cultivar IT97K-499-35 chromosome 6, ASM411807v1, whole genome shotgun sequence genome contains a region encoding:
- the LOC114188273 gene encoding translation initiation factor eIF-2B subunit epsilon — MGAQKKSGARVSEDPDELVRVPLQAVLLADSFTTKFRPITLERPKVLLPLVNVPMINYTLTWLESAGVEEVFVFCCSHSKQVINYLEKSEWLSQPNFTVTTIESQNSVSAGDALRVIYERNVIQGDFVLISGDTVSNMSLTQALLEHKERRKKDNNAVMTMVIKRSKPNPAIHQSRLGTDELFMAIDPNTKQLVYYEDRADQSRGTLQLDKSLLVDNPSLSLHHDKQDCYIDICSPEVLSLFTDNFDYQHLRRHFVKGLLLDDIMGYKIFVHEIHSDYAARIDNFRSYDTVSKDIIHRWTYPLVPDVMNFGHTATKLERQGMYRALEISQSQSAVIGPFTVIGSGTKIGNNTKISSSVIGEGCKIGSNVTIEGCYIWDNIIIEDGCKLQHAIVCDGVIIKSGAVLEPGVILSFKVVVGPEFVVPTYSKVSLFQQPIEEDSDEELEYADSTSVIGSQVDKSDVEIASKVLETNFSAASQLGVGGAGHVWSTCEGGLEEEWRHSVAPIPKDKILEAIKTMEDDIEFAQDDILLPPSGELKPNSNDSDDDDHEDSRDDSYYFEKEVEATFLRAVHENIQESHLILEINSLKLSYNKDTSDCAGALFYAMMKYALDTPHSSSDGLLQNVQAVFTKWKKALTSYLNGNDEQIEVILKFEEMCLESAKEFAPLFTTILHHLYNDDFVEENAILSWEDEKKDADEADKVFVKQAQKLIQWLKEAPEEDDDDEE, encoded by the exons ATGGGCGCACAGAAGAAAAGCGGCGCTAGGGTTTCCGAGGACCCCGACGAACTGGTGCGGGTTCCGTTGCAGGCCGTTCTATTGGCTGATAGTTTCACCACCAAGTTCAGACCTATAACGCTCGAACGCCCCAAA GTGCTGCTTCCGCTCGTGAATGTTCCGATGATAAATTACACGCTGACTTGGCTCGAATCCGCCGGCGTCGAAGAGGTTTTCGTATTCTGCTGTTCTCACTCGAAGCAGGTTATTAACTACCTCGAGAAATCCGAGTGGCTATCTCAACCGAATTTCACGGTGACAACTATAGAGTCGCAGAACTCTGTCAGCGCCGGAGATGCTCTCCGCGTAATCTACGAGCGCAATGTG ATACAAGGAGACTTTGTCCTTATCAGTGGAGATACTGTGAGCAACATGTCGCTTACTCAGGCACTTCTAGAACATAAAGAAAGGAGGAAGAAAGATAATAATGCAGTAATGACTATGGTCATTAAACGGTCAAAACCTAATCCAGCTATCCATCAATCTCGACTTGGTACTGATGAACTTTTTATGGCTATTGATCCTAATACCAAGCAGCTTGTGTATTATGAGGATAGGGCAGACCAATCAAGAGGGACACTACAGCTTGACAAGTCATTGCTTGTTGATAATCCTTCGCTCTCTCTGCATCATGATAAGCAG GATTGTTACATTGACATCTGCTCGCCAGAAGTACTAAGCCTATTTACAGACAATTTTGACTACCAACATCTACGGCGTCATTTTGTCAAGGGATTGCTTCTTGATGAT ATAATGGGGTACAAAATTTTTGTTCATGAAATCCACTCAGACTATGCTGCAAGGATTGACAATTTCCGAAGTTATGATACCGTCAGCAAGGATATAATTCATAGATGGACATATCCACTGGTTCCAGATGTGATGAATTTTGGCCATACTGCGACTAAACTTGAACGACAAGGAATGTACCGTGCTTTAG AAATATCACAATCACAATCTGCTGTTATTGGCCCTTTCACTGTCATTGGATCTGGCACCAAAATTGGGAATAACACTAAAATTTCAAGTTCCGTTATTGGTGAAGGATGTAAAATTGGGTCAAATGTTACCATAGAGGGATGCTATATATGGGATAACATCATCATAGAAGATGGCTGTAAACTCCAGCATGCAATTGTATGTGATGGGGTGATTATAAAGTCAGGGGCTGTTCTGGAACCTGGTGTTATTTTGTCTTTTAAG GTTGTAGTTGGGCCAGAGTTTGTTGTTCCTACATATTCGAAAGTATCTCTTTTTCAGCAGCCAATTGAGGAGGACAGCGACGAGGAGCTTGAATATGCTGATAGTACTAGTG TCATAGGCAGCCAGGTTGATAAATCAGATGTAGAGATTGCTTCCAAAGTATTGGAGACAAATTTTAGTGCTGCTTCGCAG CTAGGTGTGGGTGGGGCAGGTCATGTTTGGTCAACATGTGAAGGTGGCCTCGAAGAAGAGTGGAGGCACTCAGTGGCACCTATTCCTAAAGATAAAATTCTGGAGGCAATCAAAACTATGGAAGATGATATAGAGTTTGCTCAAGATGACATTCTTCTTCCACCTTCTGGAGAGCTGAAACCTAATTCTAATGATTCAGATGATGATGATCATGAAGATTCTAGAGATGACTCTTATTACTTTGAGAAAGAG GTTGAAGCAACCTTTCTTAGAGCTGTGCATGAAAACATACAAGAAAGCCATTTGATCTTAGAAATCAATTCTTTGAA GTTGTCATACAATAAAGACACTTCTGATTGTGCTGGAGCATTATTTTATGCCATGATGAAGTATGCTTTAGACACCCCCCATAGTTCATCTG ATGGTTTGCTTCAAAATGTTCAGGCTGTATTTACAAAGTGGAAAAAGGCTCTTACATCCTATCTGAATGGCAACGATGAGCAG ATTGAAGTAATacttaaatttgaagaaatgTGTTTGGAGTCGGCTAAGGAGTTTGCTCCATTGTTCACAACG ATTTTGCACCACTTGTATAATGACGATTTTGTAGAAGAAAATGCTATTTTGAGTTGGGAAGATGAGAAGAAAGATGCTGATGAGGCAGATAAAGTTTTTGTTAAGCAAGCCCAAAAGCTCATCCAA TGGCTAAAAGAGGCACCCGAAGAAGACGATGATGACGAGGAATGA